From a region of the Trichoderma atroviride chromosome 6, complete sequence genome:
- a CDS encoding uncharacterized protein (EggNog:ENOG41~BUSCO:EOG092D3TZJ), whose protein sequence is MVTVRKKRPARPQVSAEFIGEAPPQTGTTFNIWYNKWAGGDHEAYQQTKAKGRCNIARDSGYTKADGVSGSYFCLFFARGLCPRGADCMYLHRLPGTHNILAPNVDVFGRDKFSGYRDDMGGVGSFMRQNRTVYIGRIHVTDDIEEIVARHFAEWGKIERIRVLNSRGVAFVTYVNEANAEFAKEAMAHQSLDHDEVLNVRWATEDPNPMARAREARRIEEQAAEAIRRALPAEYIAEIEGKDPESRKRRKVESSYGLEGYEAPDEIYFAQGPNAVNPAGRLGYQEPPMIEDGTAEELEVPAAQEEQQSPPESAGVFSNNTLAALSKAKVAVSSKPAVATSTGPLVAYDSDSDDDE, encoded by the exons ATGGTTACAGTCCGCAAGAAGAGGCCAGCCAGGCCCCAAGTTTCGGCCGAATTCATCGGCGAGGCTCCTCCTCAAACAGGCACGACATTCAATATCTG GTATAACAAATGGGCAGGCGGCGATCACGAGGCATACCAGCAGACGAAAGCGAAGGGACGCTGCAACATCGCTCGAGACAGTGGATATACGAAAGCCGATGGTGTATCTGGCAGCTATTTCTGCTTGTTCTTTGCCCGCGGTCTGTGTCCGCGAGGAGCAGActgcatgtacctacatCGACTTCCCGGAACACACAACATCTTGGCGCCAAACGTGGATGTCTTTGGCAGAGACAAATTCTCAGGCTACAGAGACGATATGGGCGGTGTTGGAAGCTTTATGCGCCAGAACAGGACAGTTTACATTGGTCGTATCCACGTAACCGATGATATCGAAGAGATTGTCGCGCGACACTTTGCTGAATGGGGGAAGATTGAGCGCA TTCGCGTGCTAAACTCTAGAGGAGTCGCTTTCGTAACGTATGTCAACGAAGCAAACGCAGAattcgccaaagaagccatggcACATCA ATCTCTAGATCACGACGAGGTGCTAAACGTTCGATGGGCAACGGAAGACCCCAATCCCATGGCACGAGCTAGAGAAGCGCGGCGGATCgaagagcaagctgctgaagccatTCGAAGAGCACTGCCAGCAGAATACATTGCCGAAATCGAAGGCAAAGATCCCGAGTCAAGAAAACGGAGGAAAGTGGAGAGTAGTTACGGGCTGGAAGGTTACGAAGCCCCTGATGAAATCTATTTCGCCCAAGGCCCCAACGCAGTTAACCCTGCTGGAAGACTCGGATATCAAGAACCGCCCATGATTGAAGATGGGACTGCTGAAGAGTTAGAGGTTCCGGCCGCTCAAGAGGAACAGCAGTCGCCTCCTGAGAGCGCGGGAGTCTTTTCAAACAACACCTTGGCTGCGTTGAGTAAAGCAAAAGTTGCAGTCTCATCAAAACCAGCGGTAGCTACATCTACCGGTCCCTTGGTTGCATATGATAGCGAtagcgatgacgatgagtgA
- a CDS encoding uncharacterized protein (EggNog:ENOG41) gives MLGWMLGRGENAPDAMDTGDTATIEMPDTPAPVFAARAFKSALFGTPVRDAQRASRDKARAAKSTAFTTDQGSDTPLKPQGILLTPGTGASRRKRVSFNHDLATTKTISPNNEGVAISKRTRLSDVLDKARRKSTTNVSRQTETFTAKDGSDESDWEEEELYDENGEFNGQDLTVDLNEPHSQSGKYWKEQFEKYHQEARAEMEKLLKYKKHLKSYAEEKDLEAIQLAQRLKEEQEKVVAMEKKITENANYMVSKQKGASNSSETTELLATLTKQTALAAQYRHRVQELEAQLEELHQGREDDEEAREWRRLQGTTSPNTAKTIIETQRELRRSRAQLKELDALRSQVSSLKAQLKTAEQRRIPDFSTTDDFNETAIVRELKAQLRQAKEESSNKDDELRQLKKDFDLFKKESEAHDADTKAVLERAQTKISDLKKELKTLKAGKAASTAQPEDILSRPPVATNGVRKSIDVADLERPRQLPEASSSKLRTLRDKYRRDATPKRAMKSRDPAEALGYQSNDEKLVWQPFVTRSSTKRRASVSGEAPKRSQFGSEALASSGEENIGLLKVPRLAKPTIHPKSSSSSDDMEAEVDLLQDHFARLGGPDVGKGKLKDVSNDINSKRSLPPERRAAALARIEKRMAEKRARRRDGTDKENVRP, from the exons ATGCTCGGATGGATGCTGGGGCGCGGGGAGAACGCGCCGGACGCGATGGACACTGGCG ATACCGCTACTATCGAGATGCCAGATACTCCTGCGCCCGTATTTGCAGCCAGAGCGTTCAAAAGTGCGCTCTTCGGCACTCCCGTCCGAGATGCGCAGCGAGCATCGCGGGACAAGGCTAGAGCGGCGAAATCGACAGCTTTCACAACGGATCAAGGTTCGGATACTCCACTGAAGCCGCAAGGGATCCTATTGACACCTGGCACGGGAGCTTCGAGGCGGAAACGCGTATCATTCAACCATGATCTTGCCACGACGAAGACCATTTCCCCAAATAACGAGGGGGTCGCCATTAGCAAGCGAACTCGTTTGTCCGATGTTCTCGATAAAGCGAGGCGCAAAAGCACCACCAACGTTTCCAGACAGACAGAAACCTTTACTGCCAAAGACGGGTCGGACGAGTCGGActgggaggaagaagagctttaCGATGAAAATGGCGAATTCAACGGTCAAGATCTCACAGTCGATCTGAACGAGCCACACTCTCAATCTGGAAAATATTGGAAAGAGCAATTCGAAAAATATCACCAAGAAGCGCGGGCGGAAATGGAGAAGCTACTAAAATACAAGAAACACCTCAAATCTTATGCGGAGGAGAAAGATTTAGAAGCCATCCAGCTGGCGCAGAGACTCAAAGAAGAACAGGAAAAGGTGGttgccatggagaagaagattacAGAAAACGCAAACTACATGGTATCAAAACAGAAAGGAGCCTCCAACAGTAGCGAGACCACAGAGTTACTAGCGACCCTAACAAAGCAAACTGCTCTTGCGGCTCAGTACCGGCATAGAGTTCAGGAACTTGAGGCCCAGCTTGAAGAACTGCATCAGGGGcgggaagacgacgaagaagcaagggAATGGAGGCGGCTACAAGGTACGACTTCGCCCAATACAGCAAAAACTATAATCGAAACTCAGCGAGAGTTGCGACGATCTCGAGCGCAactcaaggagctggacgcCCTACGCAGCCAAGTATCCTCGCTCAAGGCTCAACTAAAGACCGCCGAGCAACGAAGGATTCCAGATTTTTCAACTACCGACGATTTTAACGAGACGGCGATCGTGAGAGAGCTCAAGGCACAGCTTAGGCAGGCAAAGGAAGAATCATCGAACAAAGATGACGAACTTCGCCAGTTGAAGAAGGATTTTGACTTGTTTAAGAAGGAAAGCGAGGCTCACGATGCAGATACCAAGGCCGTTCTTGAGCGCGCTCAAACGAAGATTTCGGATCTCAAAAAAGAGCTCAAGACTCTCAAGGCCGGGAAAGCAGCTTCCACAGCCCAGCCTGAAGACATATTATCAAGGCCCCCTGTGGCTACGAATGGGGTCCGAAAGAGTATCGACGTAGCAGACCTTGAAAGGCCCCGGCAACTCCCCGAGGCAAGCAGCTCCAAACTTCGCACCTTGCGAGACAAGTATCGAAGGGATGCCACGCCGAAGAGGGCAATGAAGTCAAGAGACCCAGCTGAAGCCCTGGGCTACCAATCGAACGACGAAAAACTCGTTTGGCAGCCATTTGTAACGAGGTCGTCTACTAAGAGAAGAGCCTCCGTTAGTGGAGAAGCGCCAAAGAGAAGCCAATTTGGCAGTGAAGCGCTTGCGTCTTCTGGCGAGGAGAACATTGGACTCCTCAAAGTGCCTAGGCTAGCGAAACCCACAATCCATCCCAAgagctcatcgtcatccgATGACATGGAGGCCGAGGTCGACCTTTTGCAAGATCACTTTGCTCGCCTCGGCGGACCCGACGTGGGCAAAGGCAAACTCAAAGACGTATCCAACGACATTAATAGCAAACGGTCGTTGCCACCGGAACGCCGAGCTGCCGCCCTTGCTCGGATCGAGAAGAGAATGGCCGAAAAGAGAGCCCGGCGACGGGACGGAACTGACAAGGAAAATGTGAGGCCATGA
- a CDS encoding uncharacterized protein (EggNog:ENOG41), translating to MASMEPSEDEVSQVVDFAGLNPVDDRTMITNALRNNNRNVETVVMQYFDNSESFRQKYALAWNESMFSADRDGTTGNNAGISFHIESLEGNDIIQGATPPPPSYPIGAPSRPPSRSNNRSPLGGSTMHSQEEDDIQRALRESAQEAGFSLPPQESGVMDHSTSTPYFGPANRSDYDQNNWAMVPATPLKAKLSSAPTPSQRKRDAEVPAFIVSGSSSVGNHSLGGLLTILHEIPLARNILLQCGAPAASYGFNSQWWNGEEILPPNVLREVYTEDSTWGDGSYEIPRANFEEEIHRLMAFLDSTERSYGTINTLTELLTNAYNGVERAFYERLGYDAILGPLYQEASLVNVGGDDVIGKSYEDARFGLLVLDHRRPDYAHIKTLYEALDYLMWGDVLSWADPNETSRMAMFQNMGEVFVIKVGSEGPPESFEIPEVFYPERYLASRKEEARRIMSAWCKTKNDIDRVTTEERRLQEWHNDWNQLSLDKSEMIAKAKEQWQVFFNYLETAGQFQGMEASAFDINKYPDYRTAPCQMTDEQATHSQQVNEVLLLTERILSDIETRTEDLRTQLEQIQAKQRFLGRLLTKPEKPGRPKPMTCKKYLLRGIATDKDIVYVCQRVPSESADPESLDAPTDQWWRLELCTDEDVPVKSEKIEIERVLKSVWYETKTPLLLYATEEAVSTPRAPLSDALSMFAKSDNKAFRQELRQPAADTREERMHVPVDTLSPSKRKHRDSMDSMNSNRASIGSEDRDPFASVFDGHLEEAQTEMIDMSEGTVEQARGSEFENKFGDHGIRTQMNVESATLTPDTLAADEGEAQRPTPPSLEASQPNDENNLMDESMNKGPEMQERARPLTLVRPSQATEGREDSSMDMEIPDIQD from the exons ATGGCTTCCATGGAACCTTCCGAAGACGAGGTGTCGCAAGTCGTTGACTTTGCGGGCCTCAACCCCGTCGATGATCGCACCATGATCACGAACGCCCTGAGA AATAATAATCGCAATGTCGAAACGGTTGTTATGCAATACTTTGACAATTCTGAGTCG TTCCGGCAAAAATATGCGTTAGCATGGAACGAATCAATGTTTTCAGCTGATAGAGACGGCACAACCGGCAACAACGCAGGCATAT CATTTCACATCGAATCGTTAGAAGGCAACGACATTATACAGGGAGCTACGCCTCCCCCCCCTAGCTACCCTATTGGAGCGCCGTCAAGACCACCATCGCGATCGAACAATAGATCTCCACTCG GAGGATCCACCATGCActcgcaagaagaagacgatatACAACGAGCTCTGCGAGAGTCGGCACAAGAAGCAGGGTTTTCTCTGCCTCCACAGGAGTCTGGAGTGATGGACCACTCCACTTCAACACCGTACTTTGGCCCTGCGAACCGCTCCGATTATGATCAAAACAACTGGGCTATGGTACCTGCTACGCCGCTAAAGGCAAAGTTATCAAGTGCTCCTACGCCGTCTCAAAGAAAGCGAGATGCCGAAGTTCCCGCGTTCATTGTTTCAGGATCCAGCTCTGTCGGCAACCACAGCTTGGGCGGCTTGCTCACCATTCTTCACGAAATTCCATTGGCGAGAAACATTCTACTGCAGTGCGGCGCTCCAGCGGCCTCGTATGGGTTTAATAGTCAGTGGTGGAATGGTGAAGAAATCCTTCCTCCAAATGTTCTACGCGAAGTGTACACCGAGGACTCGACATGGGGTGACGGCAGCTATGAGATACCGAGGGCAAATTTCGAAGAGGAAATACATCGGCTCATGGCATTCCTCGATTCTACGGAGAGGAGTTATGGAACTATTAATACACTAACCGAATTACTTACAAACGCCTATAATGGAGTGGAAAGGGCATTCTACGAACGCTTGGGGTATGACGCGATCCTTGGGCCGTTATATCAAGAGGCATCTCTGGTTAATGTCGGCGGTGACGATGTGATCGGCAAAAGCTACGAGGATGCGAGGTTTGGATTGCTGGTACTCGACCATAGGCGGCCTGATTACGCTCACATCAAAACACTCTACGAGGCCCTTGATTATTTGATGTGGGGTGACGTTCTGTCATGGGCAGATCCTAATGAGACGTCAAGAATGGCCATGTTCCAGAACATGGGCGAAGTGTTCGTCATCAAGGTCGGCAGTGAGGGCCCCCCCGAATCGTTTGAAATTCCCGAGGTCTTCTATCCTGAGCGATATCTGGCTAGCCGTAAGGAGGAGGCCAGACGGATAATGTCTGCTTGGTGCAAGACCAAGAATGACATTGATAGAGTGACAACGGAAGAGCGGCGGTTGCAGGAATGGCACAATGATTGGAATCAACTGTCTCTTGATAAGAGCGAAATGATTGCCAAAGCAAAGGAGCAGTGGCAGGTGTTCTTTAATTATCTAGAAACCGCTGGACAATTCCAAGGAATGGAGGCTTCGGCGTTCGACATCAACAAGTATCCTGATTATCGGACCGCTCCTTGTCAGATGACTGACGAGCAGGCTACGCACTCCCAGCAGGTGAATGAGGTGCTCCTGCTGACAGAACGAATACTGTCCGATATAGAAACAAGAACTGAAG ACCTCCGTacccagctggagcagatccAAGCCAAGCAGCGCTTCCTTGGCAGACTTTTGACGAAGCCAGAGAAGCCAGGCCGGCCAAAGCCGATGACGTGCAAGAAGTACCTCCTCCGAGGCATAGCAACCGATAAGGATATTGTTTATGTCTGTCAGCGAGTTCCTTCGGAGTCGGCGGACCCAGAGAGCTTAGATGCGCCAACCGACCAGTGGTGGCGACTGGAACTTTGTACCGATGAGGACGTGCCAGTCAAATCAGAG AAAATTGAAATTGAGCGAGTTTTGAAAAGTGTGTGGTACGAAACAAAGACACCGCTGCTCCTATATGCTACCGAGGAAGCAGTTTCGACACCACGGGCGCCGTTATCAGACGCTTTGAGCATGTTTGCCAAATCGGATAATAAGGCATTCCGACAAGAGCTCAGACAACCTGCCGCTGATACCAGAGAGGAAAGGATGCATGTTCCCGTGGATACCCTCTCACCTTCCAAGAGAAAACATAGAGACAGTATGGATTCGATGAACAGCAACCGGGCGTCTATTGGCAGCGAGGATAGAGATCCATTTGCAAGTGTATTTGACGGACATTTGGAAGAAGCGCAGACGGAAATGATAGACATGTCTGAAGGCACTGTGGAGCAAGCCAGAGGCTCCGAATTTGAAAACAAGTTTGGAGATCATGGGATCCGTACACAGATGAACGTCGAGTCTGCAACTCTGACCCCAGATACGCTGGCCGCGGACGAAGGCGAAGCCCAACGACCAACACCCCCGTCTCTcgaagccagccagccaaacGACGAGAACAACTTGATGGATGAAAGCATGAATAAGGGCCCGGAGATGCAAGAACGAGCTCGACCGCTGACGTTGGTACGACCCTCGCAAGCGACCGAGGGGAGGGAAGACTCGAGCATGGACATGGAAATTCCGGACATACAGGACTAG